The nucleotide sequence TGGCTGAAGATAAAAAAGGGCTACTGTTTTATGAATGAAAAAGATAGAAAGGAAATTATTGAGTCCTTCAGGGCGGTTGACGGAGTGGTTATAACAAAACATCGCAGAAACCCACAAGACATGAGCGTTTGCGAAGCTTTAAAAACAGTCAGGCCGGATGTTTTTGCAAACGGCGGAGACAGAGAC is from bacterium and encodes:
- a CDS encoding adenylyltransferase/cytidyltransferase family protein → MESEKKKSKIVVAVSGGFDPVHIGHVRMFEEAKALGDKLVVILNNDNWLKIKKGYCFMNEKDRKEIIESFRAVDGVVITKHRRNPQDMSVCEALKTVRPDVFANGGDRD